The Streptomyces tendae genome has a window encoding:
- a CDS encoding MMPL family transporter: MGNGDARVRGLAARAGGWSARHRWAAVGIWVLFVVLAMGLGSAAGRVDVNESEQLKGETATAARIVEDAGIEEPAGESVLVQAKGDGPKATDPAFRSAVAAVVTAVEKTGQVTDVTSPYESDTISKDGRSALIQFDMRGDPQTAGERVEPVLEAVADVQKENGSLRIEEIGGASMMKTFDDAFGDDFKKAEYSAVPVALGILLIAFGALVAALLPVALAITAIVATMGLMGLVSHLQPMSDTANSVMLLVGLAVGVDYCLFYLRREREERAAGRDAQTALRIAAATSGRAIVVSGVTVCVAMAGMLFTGIAEFEAMGLASLMVVAVAMVGSVTVLPALLSLLGERVEKGRLPFLRRRRSGAGNDSRFWSAVLKRVLARPVLSVVVAAGALLAVAAPALGMKTENLTLDQEFGDSLPIVQTYNRVNEAFPGGSEPAEVVVKADDINAPEVKAALADFRAQAVASGASRGPVEIKLHDQQNLAFVYVPLVGGSDQDAAGASLEKLRDEVRPATLGKVDGIEAPITGQVAGNKDFNDQLVGSVVPVFAFVVVFAFVLMLLSFRSLTVAVTSIVLNLLSVGAAYGILVAVFQHGWGASLVGAEGVGAIITWLPLFLFVILFGLSMDYHVFVVSRIREARARGLETRDAIRHGVVTTAGVVTSAAVIMVAVFAIFGTLSMQSMKQMGVGLAAAVLIDATVIRGVLLPAVMSLLGERNWYFPTWLRRLPDLTHDEAPEALAPTPRAKDDEGEKVPV, encoded by the coding sequence ATGGGGAACGGAGACGCGCGGGTACGGGGCCTCGCCGCCCGGGCCGGCGGCTGGAGCGCCCGGCACCGCTGGGCGGCCGTCGGGATCTGGGTGCTGTTCGTGGTGCTGGCGATGGGGCTCGGGTCGGCGGCGGGCCGGGTCGACGTGAACGAGAGCGAGCAGCTCAAGGGGGAGACCGCCACCGCGGCCCGTATCGTCGAGGACGCCGGCATCGAGGAGCCGGCCGGGGAGAGCGTGCTCGTCCAGGCGAAGGGCGACGGACCGAAGGCCACCGACCCGGCGTTCCGGTCGGCGGTCGCCGCGGTCGTCACGGCCGTGGAGAAGACCGGCCAGGTCACGGACGTCACCTCGCCGTACGAGAGCGACACCATCTCGAAGGACGGGCGCAGCGCCCTGATCCAGTTCGACATGCGCGGGGACCCGCAGACGGCGGGTGAGCGGGTCGAGCCGGTGCTGGAGGCGGTGGCGGACGTCCAGAAGGAGAACGGGTCGCTGCGGATCGAGGAGATCGGCGGCGCCAGCATGATGAAGACGTTCGACGACGCGTTCGGCGACGACTTCAAGAAGGCGGAGTACTCCGCGGTGCCGGTGGCGCTGGGCATCCTGCTGATCGCGTTCGGCGCGCTGGTGGCGGCGCTGCTTCCGGTGGCGCTGGCGATCACCGCGATCGTGGCGACCATGGGTCTGATGGGACTGGTGAGCCACCTCCAGCCGATGAGCGACACCGCCAACTCGGTGATGCTTCTCGTGGGTCTGGCCGTGGGTGTCGACTACTGCCTGTTCTACCTGCGCCGTGAGCGGGAGGAGCGGGCGGCCGGCCGGGACGCGCAGACGGCGCTGCGGATCGCCGCCGCGACCAGCGGCCGGGCGATCGTCGTCTCGGGTGTCACGGTGTGCGTGGCCATGGCGGGCATGCTGTTCACCGGGATCGCCGAGTTCGAGGCGATGGGTCTGGCCTCGCTGATGGTGGTCGCGGTCGCCATGGTCGGCTCCGTCACCGTGCTGCCCGCGCTGCTGTCGCTCCTGGGCGAGCGGGTCGAGAAGGGCAGGCTGCCGTTCCTGCGCCGGCGTCGCAGCGGGGCCGGCAACGACAGCAGGTTCTGGTCGGCCGTGCTGAAGCGGGTGCTGGCCCGTCCGGTGCTGTCGGTGGTCGTGGCGGCCGGCGCGCTGCTCGCGGTGGCCGCGCCCGCGCTCGGCATGAAGACGGAGAACCTCACGCTGGACCAGGAGTTCGGCGACTCGCTGCCGATCGTGCAGACGTACAACCGGGTCAACGAGGCGTTCCCGGGCGGTTCCGAGCCGGCCGAGGTGGTCGTCAAGGCCGACGACATCAACGCGCCCGAGGTGAAGGCGGCGCTCGCCGACTTCCGTGCGCAGGCGGTCGCTTCGGGCGCCTCGCGCGGCCCGGTGGAGATCAAGCTGCACGACCAGCAGAACCTGGCCTTCGTGTACGTGCCGCTGGTCGGCGGCTCCGACCAGGACGCGGCGGGCGCGAGCCTGGAGAAGCTTCGCGACGAGGTGCGTCCGGCGACGCTGGGCAAGGTCGACGGGATCGAGGCGCCGATCACCGGTCAGGTGGCGGGCAACAAGGACTTCAACGACCAGCTGGTCGGCTCGGTGGTCCCGGTGTTCGCGTTCGTGGTGGTGTTCGCCTTCGTGCTGATGCTGCTGTCGTTCCGCTCGCTGACGGTCGCGGTCACCTCGATCGTGCTGAACCTGCTGTCGGTGGGCGCCGCGTACGGCATCCTTGTCGCGGTCTTCCAGCACGGCTGGGGCGCGTCCCTGGTGGGCGCGGAGGGCGTCGGCGCCATCATCACCTGGCTGCCGCTGTTCCTCTTCGTGATCCTGTTCGGCCTGTCGATGGACTACCACGTGTTCGTGGTCTCCCGGATCCGGGAGGCGCGGGCGCGGGGGCTGGAGACGCGGGACGCGATCCGGCACGGGGTGGTCACCACGGCCGGTGTGGTCACCAGCGCCGCCGTCATCATGGTCGCCGTGTTCGCGATCTTCGGCACCCTGTCCATGCAGTCCATGAAGCAGATGGGCGTGGGCCTGGCGGCGGCGGTGCTGATCGACGCGACGGTCATCCGGGGCGTGCTGCTCCCGGCGGTGATGTCGCTGCTCGGCGAGCGCAACTGGTACTTCCCGACGTGGCTGCGCCGGCTGCCCGACCTGACGCACGACGAGGCGCCGGAGGCGCTCGCGCCGACGCCGCGGGCGAAGGACGACGAGGGCGAGAAGGTGCCGGTCTGA
- a CDS encoding ABC transporter ATP-binding protein, which translates to MATTLAKAADDTQSVTHAARVEHVSKSFAGPAGQQLVLDDITLDVAPGEFVTLLGASGCGKSTLLNLTAGLDKPTTGTITTDGRPALMFQEHALFPWLTAGKNIELALKLRGTPKNERRDRAEQLLQLVRLKGAHGKRVHELSGGMRQRVALARALAQESRLLLMDEPFAALDAITRDVLHDELTRIWRETGLSVLFVTHNVREAVRLAQRVVLLSSRPGRIAHQWTVDIPHPRRIEDTAVAELSVEITEQLRGEIRRHGQH; encoded by the coding sequence ATGGCCACGACCCTCGCCAAGGCCGCCGACGACACGCAGTCGGTGACGCACGCGGCCCGTGTCGAGCACGTCTCGAAGTCGTTCGCGGGTCCCGCCGGGCAGCAGCTCGTGCTGGACGACATCACCCTCGACGTCGCCCCCGGCGAGTTCGTCACCCTCCTCGGCGCCTCCGGCTGCGGCAAGTCCACCCTCCTCAACCTCACCGCCGGCCTCGACAAACCCACCACGGGCACCATCACCACCGACGGCCGCCCCGCCCTGATGTTCCAGGAACACGCCCTCTTCCCCTGGCTCACCGCCGGCAAGAACATCGAACTCGCCCTCAAACTCCGCGGCACCCCCAAGAACGAACGCCGCGACCGCGCCGAACAACTGCTGCAACTGGTCCGGCTGAAGGGCGCCCACGGCAAGCGCGTGCACGAACTGTCCGGCGGCATGCGCCAGCGCGTCGCCCTCGCCCGCGCCCTCGCCCAGGAAAGCCGGCTGCTGCTGATGGACGAACCCTTCGCCGCGCTCGACGCCATCACCCGCGACGTCCTGCACGACGAACTCACCCGCATCTGGCGCGAGACCGGCCTGTCCGTCCTGTTCGTCACCCACAACGTCCGCGAGGCCGTCCGCCTCGCCCAGCGCGTCGTACTGCTGTCCTCCCGCCCCGGACGCATCGCCCACCAGTGGACCGTGGACATCCCCCACCCCCGCCGCATCGAGGACACCGCCGTCGCGGAACTGTCCGTCGAGATCACCGAACAACTCCGTGGGGAGATCCGCCGCCATGGCCAGCACTGA
- the cysC gene encoding adenylyl-sulfate kinase, with protein MTTGATVWLTGLPSAGKTTIAHELAARLREQGRPAEVLDGDEIREFLSAGLGFSREDRHTNVQRIGFVAELLARNGVIALVPVIAPYADSREAVRTRHEANGTPYVEVHVATPVEVCAVRDVKGLYARQAAGELTGLTGVDDPYEEPEKPDLRIESQHQTVQESAAAVHAVLSERGLA; from the coding sequence GTGACCACCGGAGCCACCGTCTGGCTCACGGGTCTGCCGAGTGCGGGCAAGACCACCATCGCGCACGAACTCGCCGCGCGGCTGCGCGAACAGGGCCGGCCGGCCGAGGTGCTCGACGGCGACGAGATCCGCGAGTTCCTCTCGGCGGGCCTCGGCTTCAGCCGCGAGGACCGGCACACCAACGTGCAGCGGATCGGCTTCGTCGCCGAACTGCTCGCGCGCAACGGCGTCATCGCGCTCGTCCCGGTGATCGCCCCGTACGCCGACAGCCGCGAGGCCGTCCGGACCCGCCACGAGGCGAACGGCACGCCGTACGTGGAGGTGCACGTGGCGACGCCGGTGGAGGTGTGCGCCGTGCGGGACGTGAAGGGCCTGTACGCCAGGCAGGCGGCGGGTGAGCTGACCGGGCTCACCGGTGTCGACGACCCGTACGAGGAGCCCGAGAAGCCCGATCTGCGCATCGAGTCGCAGCACCAGACCGTGCAGGAGTCCGCGGCGGCGGTTCACGCCGTGCTCAGCGAAAGGGGACTGGCATGA
- a CDS encoding carbohydrate ABC transporter permease has protein sequence MRTRTAARAGQYAALLAYLVFLAFPLVWLASTAFKPPAELAGLHPTWVPKDPTLANFRQAFDEQPLLRAALNSLLTASAAAVVAVTVATPMAYVTARHRTALGRATTGWVVVSQAFPFVLLIIPLFLVLKNLRLIDSLPGLVLVYVVWALPFALWMLTGYVRAVPAELEEAAAVDGAGRLRVLVSVTAPLLAPGIAATALFAFVTAWNEFFFALVLLKTPEQQTLPVLLTRFIGAEGVADLGPLAAAAFLATLPSLLVFALIQRRITGGVLAGAVKG, from the coding sequence ATGAGGACCCGCACCGCCGCCCGCGCCGGCCAGTACGCCGCGCTGCTCGCCTACCTGGTCTTCCTGGCCTTCCCGCTCGTCTGGCTGGCGTCCACCGCGTTCAAGCCCCCGGCCGAGCTGGCCGGGCTGCACCCCACCTGGGTCCCGAAGGACCCCACCCTCGCCAACTTCCGGCAGGCCTTCGACGAGCAGCCGCTGCTGCGGGCCGCCCTCAACTCCCTGCTCACCGCCTCCGCGGCGGCGGTCGTCGCGGTCACCGTGGCCACCCCGATGGCGTACGTGACGGCCCGGCACCGCACCGCCCTGGGCCGTGCGACGACCGGCTGGGTGGTGGTCAGCCAGGCGTTCCCGTTCGTGCTGCTGATCATCCCGCTGTTCCTGGTGCTGAAGAACCTGCGGCTCATCGACTCCCTGCCCGGCCTGGTGCTGGTCTACGTCGTCTGGGCGCTGCCCTTCGCCCTGTGGATGCTCACCGGGTACGTCCGCGCCGTGCCGGCCGAGCTGGAGGAGGCCGCGGCCGTCGACGGCGCCGGGCGGCTGCGCGTCCTGGTGTCGGTGACGGCGCCGCTGCTCGCGCCGGGGATCGCGGCGACCGCGCTGTTCGCCTTCGTCACCGCGTGGAACGAGTTCTTCTTCGCCCTCGTCCTGCTGAAGACGCCGGAGCAGCAGACCCTGCCGGTGCTCCTCACCCGCTTCATCGGGGCCGAGGGGGTCGCCGACCTGGGCCCGCTGGCGGCCGCCGCGTTCCTCGCGACGCTGCCGTCCCTGCTCGTCTTCGCCCTCATCCAGCGCCGCATCACGGGCGGCGTGCTCGCCGGGGCGGTGAAGGGCTGA
- a CDS encoding phosphoadenylyl-sulfate reductase produces MTALQEERGTAGLKELAEQAGRDLEDASAPEILRWAARTFGKRFCVTSSMEDAVVAHLASRAMPGVDVVFLDTGYHFPETIGTRDAVEVVMDVNVITLTPRQTVAEQDAEYGPKLHDRDPDLCCRLRKVRPLEEGLKDYLAWATGLRRDESPTRANTPVVGWDEKRQKVKISPIARWTQDDVDAYVAEHGVLTNPLLTDGYASVGCAPCTRRVLEGEDARAGRWAGRAKTECGLHG; encoded by the coding sequence ATGACGGCGCTTCAGGAGGAGCGCGGCACCGCCGGTCTGAAGGAGCTCGCCGAGCAGGCGGGCCGGGACCTGGAGGACGCCTCCGCACCGGAGATCCTCCGGTGGGCGGCGAGGACGTTCGGCAAACGCTTCTGCGTGACCTCGTCCATGGAGGACGCGGTGGTCGCCCACCTCGCCTCCCGGGCGATGCCCGGGGTGGACGTGGTGTTCCTCGACACCGGCTACCACTTCCCCGAGACCATCGGCACCCGGGACGCCGTGGAGGTCGTGATGGACGTCAACGTCATCACCCTCACCCCGCGGCAGACGGTCGCCGAGCAGGACGCCGAGTACGGCCCGAAGCTCCACGACCGCGACCCGGACCTGTGCTGCAGGCTGCGCAAGGTGCGGCCGCTGGAGGAGGGCCTGAAGGACTACCTGGCCTGGGCGACCGGCCTGCGCCGCGACGAGTCCCCGACCCGGGCGAACACCCCGGTGGTCGGCTGGGACGAGAAGCGGCAGAAGGTGAAGATCTCCCCCATCGCCCGGTGGACCCAGGACGACGTGGACGCCTACGTCGCCGAGCACGGCGTCCTCACCAACCCGCTGCTGACGGACGGCTACGCCTCCGTGGGGTGCGCCCCCTGCACCCGCCGCGTGCTGGAGGGCGAGGACGCCCGCGCCGGCCGCTGGGCAGGCCGCGCCAAGACCGAGTGCGGACTGCACGGCTGA
- a CDS encoding aliphatic sulfonate ABC transporter substrate-binding protein has protein sequence MPATTALRRALAVTAALPLLALAACGYGSQAKDDDTVRVAAGAKKTDGLDSVRIGYFGNLTHATALVGARKGFFQKELGGTEATYAVFNAGPSEIEALNSGSLDIGFIGPSPAINGYTKSGGKNLRIVGGSASGGVKLVVNPDKVTSLKDVEGKRIATPQLGNTQDVAFLNWAARQGWTVDPQSGKGDVTVVRSDNKVTPDAFRSGSVDGAWVPEPTASRLVAQGGKVLLDETSLWPDEKFVITNIVVRQEFLEKHPKAVEAVLRASVESNWWINAHPDEAKAAANEQLAADTGTQLPADVLDPAWESITFLDDPLAATLRTQAGHAVEAGLLEQPDLKGIYDLSVLGKVLEAAGRPPVDDAGLGTAQPRITHAPRR, from the coding sequence TTGCCTGCCACGACCGCCCTGCGCCGCGCCCTCGCGGTGACGGCCGCGCTGCCGTTGCTGGCCCTGGCCGCCTGCGGTTACGGGTCGCAGGCGAAGGACGACGACACGGTACGGGTGGCCGCGGGAGCGAAGAAGACCGACGGTCTCGACTCGGTGCGGATCGGCTACTTCGGCAACCTCACCCACGCCACCGCGCTGGTCGGCGCCCGCAAAGGGTTCTTCCAGAAGGAACTCGGGGGAACCGAGGCGACATACGCGGTGTTCAACGCGGGCCCCTCCGAGATCGAGGCGCTGAACTCCGGTTCCCTGGACATCGGTTTCATCGGCCCCTCCCCCGCGATCAACGGTTACACCAAGTCCGGCGGCAAGAACCTGCGGATCGTGGGCGGTTCGGCGTCCGGCGGGGTGAAGCTGGTGGTGAACCCGGACAAGGTGACGTCGCTGAAGGACGTCGAGGGCAAGCGGATCGCGACCCCGCAGCTCGGCAACACCCAGGACGTCGCCTTCCTCAACTGGGCGGCCCGGCAGGGCTGGACGGTCGACCCGCAGAGCGGCAAGGGCGACGTCACCGTCGTCCGCAGCGACAACAAGGTCACCCCCGACGCCTTCAGGTCCGGCTCCGTCGACGGGGCCTGGGTGCCGGAGCCGACCGCCTCCCGGCTGGTCGCCCAGGGCGGCAAGGTCCTGCTGGACGAGACCTCGCTGTGGCCGGACGAGAAGTTCGTGATCACGAACATCGTCGTCCGCCAGGAGTTCCTGGAGAAGCACCCGAAGGCCGTGGAGGCGGTGCTGAGGGCGTCGGTCGAGAGCAACTGGTGGATCAACGCGCATCCGGACGAGGCGAAGGCCGCCGCCAACGAGCAGCTGGCCGCCGACACCGGCACGCAGTTGCCCGCCGACGTCCTCGACCCGGCCTGGGAGTCGATCACGTTCCTCGACGACCCGCTGGCCGCGACCCTCAGGACGCAGGCGGGTCACGCCGTGGAGGCGGGCCTGCTGGAACAGCCGGACCTGAAGGGGATCTACGACCTCTCCGTGCTCGGCAAGGTCCTGGAGGCGGCCGGCCGGCCACCCGTCGACGACGCCGGACTCGGCACCGCCCAGCCCCGGATCACGCACGCACCCAGGAGGTGA
- a CDS encoding ABC transporter permease gives MASTDTTPATAGDGAGDLAGLEAGLDALETVQTSRKPFRETFTQKILPPVVAVTLVLAVWQSLVTFEVVDDPTKLPAPADVWHVLEKAWLQGELLGYIWTSVSRGLLGFCLALLIATPLGLLLARVTLIRAAIGPILSGLQSLPSVAWVPPAVIWLGLNNQMMYAVILLGAVPSIANGLLSGVDQIPPLYQRAGRTLGATGIKGTWHITLPAALPGYVAGLKQGWAFSWRSLMAAEIIASFPDLGVGLGQLLENGRNASDMAMVFEAILLILTVGIAIDLLIFSPLERRVLRTRGLLVKS, from the coding sequence ATGGCCAGCACTGACACCACCCCCGCCACGGCCGGGGACGGCGCCGGCGACCTGGCCGGACTCGAAGCCGGGCTGGACGCGCTGGAGACCGTGCAGACCAGCCGCAAGCCGTTCCGTGAGACGTTCACCCAGAAGATCCTCCCCCCGGTCGTCGCCGTGACGCTCGTGCTGGCCGTGTGGCAGTCGCTGGTCACCTTCGAGGTCGTCGACGACCCCACCAAGCTCCCCGCACCCGCCGACGTCTGGCACGTCCTGGAAAAGGCCTGGCTGCAGGGCGAACTCCTCGGCTACATCTGGACCTCCGTCTCCCGCGGCCTGCTCGGCTTCTGCCTCGCCCTGCTCATCGCCACCCCCCTCGGCCTCCTCCTCGCCCGCGTCACACTCATCCGCGCCGCGATCGGCCCGATCCTGTCCGGACTGCAGTCCCTGCCCTCCGTCGCCTGGGTCCCGCCCGCCGTCATCTGGCTCGGCCTGAACAACCAGATGATGTACGCCGTCATCCTCCTCGGCGCCGTCCCCTCCATCGCCAACGGACTCCTCTCCGGCGTCGACCAAATCCCGCCCCTCTACCAGCGCGCCGGACGCACCCTCGGCGCCACCGGCATCAAAGGCACCTGGCACATCACCCTGCCCGCCGCCCTCCCCGGCTACGTCGCCGGCCTCAAACAAGGCTGGGCCTTCTCCTGGCGCTCCCTCATGGCCGCCGAGATCATCGCCTCCTTCCCCGACCTCGGCGTCGGCCTCGGACAACTCCTCGAAAACGGCCGCAACGCCAGCGACATGGCCATGGTCTTCGAAGCCATCCTCCTCATCCTCACCGTCGGCATCGCCATCGACCTGCTCATCTTCAGCCCCCTCGAACGCCGCGTCCTGCGCACCCGCGGACTGCTGGTGAAGAGCTGA
- a CDS encoding sulfate adenylyltransferase subunit 1, whose product MSTVTTEELSATTLLRFATAGSVDDGKSTLVGRLLHDSKSVLTDQLEAVERVSASRGQDAPDLALLTDGLRAEREQGITIDVAYRYFATPRRRFILADTPGHVQYTRNMVTGASTAELTVILVDARNGVVEQTRRHAAIAALLRVPHVVLAVNKMDLAGYQEPVFAAIAEEFTAYATELGVPEVTAIPISALAGDNVVEPSAHMDWYGGPTVLEHLETVPVSHDLTRCHARLPVQYVIRPQSPEHPDYRGYAGQIAAGTFRVGDGITVLPSGRTTTVTGIDLLGKPVDVAWTPQSVTLLLADDIDISRGDLIVPARDAPDTTQDLEATVCHVADEPLTVGHRVLIKHGTRTVKAIVKDIPSRLTLDDLSLHPHPGRLNANDIGRVTIRTAEPLPADTYADSRRTGSFILIDPHDGTTLTAGMVGESFATPDPVKDGDDDGWDF is encoded by the coding sequence ATGAGCACCGTCACGACCGAGGAACTCTCGGCCACCACCCTGCTGCGGTTCGCCACCGCCGGCTCCGTCGACGACGGCAAGTCCACCCTGGTGGGCCGGCTGCTGCACGACTCCAAGTCCGTGCTCACCGACCAGCTGGAGGCCGTCGAGCGCGTCTCCGCCAGCCGTGGCCAGGACGCCCCCGACCTCGCGCTGCTGACCGACGGTCTTCGGGCGGAGCGGGAGCAGGGCATCACGATCGACGTGGCCTACCGGTACTTCGCCACGCCCAGGCGGCGGTTCATCCTGGCCGACACCCCCGGGCATGTGCAGTACACGCGGAACATGGTCACCGGTGCCTCGACGGCCGAGCTGACGGTGATCCTGGTCGACGCGCGCAACGGTGTGGTCGAGCAGACCCGCCGCCACGCCGCGATCGCCGCGCTGCTGCGCGTCCCGCACGTCGTGCTCGCGGTGAACAAGATGGACCTGGCCGGCTACCAGGAGCCCGTCTTCGCAGCGATCGCCGAGGAGTTCACCGCCTACGCCACCGAGCTGGGCGTCCCGGAGGTCACCGCGATACCGATCTCGGCGCTGGCCGGGGACAACGTGGTCGAACCGTCCGCGCACATGGACTGGTACGGCGGCCCCACCGTCCTGGAACACCTGGAGACGGTGCCGGTCAGTCACGACCTGACCCGCTGCCACGCCCGGCTGCCCGTGCAGTACGTGATCCGCCCGCAGAGCCCCGAACACCCCGACTACCGCGGCTACGCCGGGCAGATCGCCGCCGGCACCTTCCGCGTCGGCGACGGGATCACCGTCCTGCCCTCGGGCCGGACGACCACCGTCACCGGCATCGACCTGCTCGGCAAGCCCGTCGACGTCGCCTGGACACCACAGTCGGTGACCCTGCTCCTCGCCGACGACATCGACATCTCCCGCGGCGACCTGATCGTCCCCGCCAGGGACGCCCCCGACACCACCCAGGACCTCGAAGCGACCGTGTGTCACGTCGCGGACGAGCCGCTCACGGTGGGCCACCGGGTCCTGATCAAGCACGGCACCCGCACGGTGAAGGCGATCGTGAAGGACATCCCCTCCCGGCTCACCCTGGACGACCTGTCCCTGCACCCCCACCCGGGCCGGCTGAACGCCAACGACATCGGCCGGGTCACCATCCGCACCGCCGAACCGCTGCCCGCCGACACCTACGCCGACTCCCGCCGCACCGGATCGTTCATCCTGATCGACCCCCACGACGGCACCACGCTCACCGCGGGCATGGTCGGCGAGTCCTTCGCCACCCCCGACCCCGTCAAGGACGGGGACGACGACGGATGGGACTTCTGA
- a CDS encoding DUF1697 domain-containing protein, with product MAKRYAALLRGINVGGGRKVPMAELRGLLESLGHEDVRTHLQSGQAAFTADHGDEESLAAGMSGALARHFGFDVDVIVRDHTYLEGIVEACPFPAADLQPKQLHVTYFSAPVTDERFAEIDRGAYLPEEFRLGDRALYLYVPDGLGRSKLAEFLSRPRVNKGVVATSRNWNTVVKLVEMTEA from the coding sequence ATGGCGAAGAGATACGCGGCACTGCTGCGCGGCATCAACGTGGGCGGCGGCAGAAAAGTCCCGATGGCCGAACTGCGCGGACTCCTGGAGAGCCTCGGCCACGAGGACGTACGCACCCACCTGCAGAGCGGCCAGGCCGCCTTCACGGCCGACCACGGCGACGAGGAGTCGCTGGCCGCCGGGATGTCCGGAGCGCTGGCCCGGCACTTCGGCTTCGACGTGGACGTGATCGTGCGCGACCACACCTACCTCGAGGGCATCGTCGAGGCGTGCCCCTTCCCGGCCGCCGACCTGCAGCCCAAGCAGCTCCACGTCACCTACTTCTCCGCGCCCGTCACCGACGAGCGGTTCGCGGAGATCGACCGCGGGGCGTACCTTCCGGAGGAGTTCCGCCTCGGCGACCGTGCCCTCTACCTGTACGTCCCCGACGGACTCGGCCGCTCCAAGCTCGCCGAGTTCCTGTCCAGGCCCCGCGTCAACAAGGGCGTCGTCGCCACGAGCCGCAACTGGAACACCGTGGTCAAGCTGGTGGAGATGACCGAGGCCTGA
- a CDS encoding sirohydrochlorin chelatase: MRRPVLLVVAHGSRDPRHAATVHELVRRVRALRPGLRVETGFLDFNVPSVNGVLESLDAEGVRDVVALPLLLTRAFHAKADIPAVLAEAPPRLRIRQAEVLGPSPLLLAALERRLYEAGLTPADKSSTGVVLASAGSSDPEAIAVIADVAREWRHTGWCAVRPAFASASLPRTEQAVRELRELGCARVAVAPYVLAPGRLPDRIARGAAGADVLADVLGPAPEVAQVLLARYDAARTPVLTALGA; the protein is encoded by the coding sequence ATGCGTCGTCCCGTCCTTCTCGTCGTCGCCCACGGCAGCCGCGATCCGCGGCATGCCGCGACCGTGCACGAACTGGTGCGCCGTGTGCGCGCGCTGCGGCCCGGGCTGCGGGTCGAGACAGGCTTCCTGGACTTCAACGTGCCGTCCGTGAACGGCGTGCTGGAGTCCCTCGACGCGGAGGGCGTGCGGGACGTGGTCGCCCTGCCGCTGCTGCTGACCCGGGCGTTCCACGCCAAGGCGGACATCCCCGCGGTGCTGGCCGAGGCCCCGCCGCGGCTGCGGATCCGCCAGGCCGAGGTGCTGGGACCGTCCCCGCTGCTGCTGGCGGCGCTGGAGCGGCGGCTGTACGAGGCGGGCCTGACGCCCGCCGACAAGTCCTCGACCGGGGTCGTGCTGGCCTCGGCGGGGTCCTCCGACCCGGAGGCGATCGCAGTGATCGCAGACGTCGCGCGGGAGTGGCGGCACACCGGTTGGTGCGCCGTGCGGCCTGCGTTCGCCTCCGCTTCCCTTCCGCGCACCGAGCAGGCGGTGCGGGAGCTGCGGGAGCTCGGCTGCGCCCGCGTCGCCGTGGCGCCGTACGTGCTGGCTCCCGGCCGGCTGCCGGACCGGATCGCCCGGGGCGCGGCCGGGGCGGACGTCCTCGCGGACGTGCTGGGCCCGGCACCGGAGGTGGCCCAGGTGCTCCTGGCGCGCTACGACGCGGCGCGCACGCCGGTGCTGACGGCGCTGGGGGCCTGA